In Clostridium sp., one DNA window encodes the following:
- a CDS encoding AraC family transcriptional regulator — protein MDEYFMKNDYCSFLSCKRKPYLSAVYLTDEFHSGNYPRMVHNHPNHLELLYAYKGEGEYIIGDERYVIKQGDLVIFNAGVLHGEDPFRYRTLCSYCCALTSVYLRGFKPNHLIESDIWPIVHCGKFGDDIKCIMKIIYYLFTNSKSERDICSSFASSLLMLVYFIVQKNTNDKEVLKEKQCNTLVNRIKKYLDVNYNEEINLNNISKSMNINRYYLAHLFKKFTGYSPIQYVRYRRIGEAQSLLMNTKFSVTRIASHFSYYNPSHFDVIFKKYVGMTPSHYRDFFAYFAYSENKTV, from the coding sequence TTGGACGAATATTTTATGAAGAATGACTATTGTTCTTTTTTGAGCTGTAAACGTAAACCATATTTATCTGCAGTTTATTTGACTGATGAATTTCATAGTGGAAATTATCCGCGTATGGTACACAATCACCCCAATCATCTGGAACTTTTATATGCATATAAGGGTGAAGGAGAGTACATCATAGGCGATGAACGTTATGTAATTAAGCAGGGAGATCTTGTTATTTTCAATGCTGGTGTTTTACATGGAGAGGATCCGTTCCGATATAGAACACTATGTTCCTACTGTTGTGCATTAACCAGTGTATATTTAAGAGGATTTAAACCAAATCACTTGATTGAATCAGATATATGGCCGATTGTTCATTGTGGAAAATTTGGTGATGATATCAAATGTATCATGAAAATAATTTATTACTTATTTACAAATTCTAAAAGTGAAAGAGATATATGCTCCAGTTTTGCCAGTTCTCTTCTAATGCTTGTATATTTTATAGTTCAGAAAAATACCAATGACAAGGAAGTATTAAAAGAAAAACAATGTAATACATTAGTAAATCGTATTAAAAAATATTTGGATGTAAATTACAATGAAGAAATTAATCTGAATAACATTAGCAAATCTATGAATATAAACCGATATTATTTGGCACATCTTTTCAAGAAATTTACGGGCTATTCACCTATACAGTATGTAAGGTACCGCCGTATTGGTGAAGCACAAAGTCTACTTATGAACACGAAGTTTTCAGTTACAAGGATTGCAAGTCATTTCAGCTATTATAACCCAAGTCATTTTGATGTAATTTTTAAAAAATATGTAGGGATGACACCTAGTCACTACCGTGATTTCTTCGCATATTTTGCATATAGTGAAAATAAAACAGTTTAG
- a CDS encoding Gfo/Idh/MocA family protein codes for MGKEAVLENIFKKFGELEGELFMKLKIGVIGCGRIGKEHIVRLSEQLQNSEVVSVCDTVMESAKKVGKTIGAKVYENDRQLIDDTDVDAVVVTSPGLAHKESVLKAIASGKPVFTEKPLATSADDCRKIMKAEMKAGRKLVQVGFMRRYDKGYRQIKKIIDARTYGDPLILHCTHRNPAVDESYDTPQAVTETMIHEIDVLHWLINDEYESAQVVIPKSTKNTHANLKDPQIMMLRTKTGICIDVEVFVNFRFGYDIECEVVCEEGAVKMPEPSFPMVRVNGTRTTPIETDWKTRFIEAYDVELQEWVNSTLEGHVNGPNVWDGYIASITADALIASQTSGKIEPIITGQIPEFYK; via the coding sequence ATGGGAAAAGAAGCTGTCCTTGAGAATATTTTTAAGAAATTCGGGGAATTGGAAGGAGAGTTATTTATGAAATTAAAAATTGGAGTAATTGGCTGTGGGAGAATTGGAAAGGAACATATTGTGCGTTTAAGTGAACAACTTCAGAATAGTGAAGTTGTTTCAGTCTGTGATACAGTTATGGAGAGTGCCAAAAAGGTTGGAAAAACAATTGGTGCTAAGGTATATGAAAATGATAGACAACTAATTGATGATACTGATGTTGATGCAGTTGTAGTCACTTCTCCGGGTCTTGCACACAAGGAATCTGTGCTGAAGGCAATTGCTTCAGGAAAACCGGTGTTTACTGAAAAGCCGCTGGCTACTTCGGCAGATGACTGCAGAAAAATTATGAAAGCTGAAATGAAAGCCGGAAGAAAATTAGTACAGGTAGGTTTCATGAGACGCTACGATAAAGGATATCGCCAGATTAAAAAAATAATTGATGCTCGCACCTATGGCGATCCTTTGATACTGCATTGTACACACAGAAATCCAGCTGTAGATGAGAGCTATGATACACCGCAAGCAGTTACAGAGACTATGATTCATGAAATTGATGTACTTCATTGGCTGATTAATGATGAATATGAATCTGCTCAAGTTGTTATTCCAAAATCTACGAAAAATACTCATGCTAATCTTAAAGATCCTCAAATTATGATGTTACGCACAAAGACCGGTATTTGTATTGATGTTGAAGTATTTGTAAATTTCAGATTCGGCTATGATATTGAATGTGAAGTTGTTTGTGAAGAAGGTGCTGTTAAAATGCCGGAACCTTCTTTCCCAATGGTTCGTGTAAATGGTACTCGTACAACACCGATTGAAACCGATTGGAAAACTCGCTTTATTGAAGCTTATGATGTTGAATTACAGGAATGGGTAAATTCTACACTGGAGGGTCATGTAAATGGTCCTAATGTATGGGATGGCTATATTGCTTCAATAACGGCAGATGCATTGATTGCTTCACAAACTTCAGGTAAAATCGAGCCGATAATAACAGGACAAATTCCTGAATTCTATAAATAA